In one window of Bacteroidota bacterium DNA:
- a CDS encoding 4a-hydroxytetrahydrobiopterin dehydratase: protein MPAPLSDLEINAALDQLPGWTRDGDALLRRLEFSDFRAAVSFIVRMAFYAEQHNHHPDLRNVYNRIELRLTTHDAGNRITERDVKLAKAIERFVWV, encoded by the coding sequence ATGCCCGCTCCGCTCTCCGACCTTGAGATCAACGCCGCGCTGGACCAGCTTCCGGGCTGGACGCGCGACGGCGACGCGCTCCTGCGGCGGCTGGAGTTCTCCGACTTCCGCGCGGCCGTGTCGTTCATCGTGCGCATGGCGTTCTATGCTGAGCAGCACAACCACCACCCCGACCTCCGCAACGTCTACAACCGCATCGAGCTGCGCCTGACCACGCACGACGCGGGCAACCGCATCACCGAGCGCGACGTGAAGCTCGCCAAGGCCATCGAACGCTTCGTGTGGGTCTAA